In Zingiber officinale cultivar Zhangliang chromosome 1A, Zo_v1.1, whole genome shotgun sequence, the DNA window CATTGATTGCTCAGAGAGCAACTatataaagtgtaacaactttcttaACATTGATCACTCACTATGCTTACTGTCGCACAAACTATTTTCCTAAGTATGAATTGGATCTCCTATTAGTTTGTATGACTATTTTGTCTTTGTGACTATTTTATGTCTATAACATCACTTGGACGAGTGCGAGATATTGGTAGTTGCATCCATGTCTGCACATTGTGCAGATATGGTTGCGGTTAACCTCCCACTTCAACACTTTATGCAGAAGTTTCGGTGACCGCACGAGCACCTATATAGGCATGTGTGTCCAAGTGAGAAAGGGTTGCTGGAGAGAGGGGTTGGGTTTAATAATCAGTGAAGAGGAGAACATTCACAAGCACAAACAGGAATTTAGTTTGTGGAACTTCGAAGGACGGTTCAATTTGTGATCGCTCTTCCAAGAACAAGTGTGAAGAAAAGGGTTAGCAAACAATCACTATAAGTGTTTACATTTGATCTTATATTTCATGTTTTAGAATTACTCCAGAGGTACCTTAACTGCTATATTACTCCAAGGATGTTTCCAATCCTTACCCTTTTGAATCCGCACACATCTGAGTCTGTGTACTTCTAAGTCGGTGCACTTCTAAGTTCATACACTTCTAAATCTGTGTACTATTGAGTTCGCATATTTCTGAATCCATGTACTTCCGAGTTTATGCACTTCTGAGTTGTACACTTTCAAATTCATATACTTCTGAATGTGTGCGCTTCCGAGTCCAGGAGCACTTGACCTTGCTTTTCTAAAGTTGTGAAAACTTGAGGTCACGTCTTGGACGCACAAGTAGGTCTACAATATTTGCCAAGGCCAGAATTGCGAGGCATATCAATCAACAGTAGTTAACGCCCAACCATAGGGTTGATTTACTTATAAGATATGATCACAAACTGCTCAACATCAAAGAAATGACGAGTTCGTTCGTCTCAACTCAAAACTGATTTACTTTTGACCGCTCCAAATTAAGATGACGTCTGAGAATTATGAACTATAATGCCTTTAATTTTATCAAGAAAGCATCAACAAACAAACTTTCTTGCATAAATTAACCTAAGCGCAAGTTACTTCTTTGTGttgttttggattattcttaaaaataattgataaaaaaaacaaCACTGTAGAACAGACTCGTCTTCACAGAGTCGGCAAAATAAGCAAGCAGCACCAGGAAGAGCAGCAGAGATTGCGTGAAGTGCTCCGGATACCTGCACAACAAAGCAACAAAAGAACTCCAACTTCCGGAATTAAAAGATCACAAGCAAGAAGAGAATATGTCAACGAGGCCTTGAACCGTTGTTTAACGATTGGATCGGCGAACCAAAGAATATAAAGGCGCGACAGAGGCCAGAGCCTGCATCCGCCAACGGACGTCGACGGTGATAAAGGACTCGTCGCTTCTTTCTCTCTGCTTCTCCAGCGTTCGATCTGCTAACCAAAAACTAATCGACAACTCCCGGCCGCGCGCCAAATACGAAACCAACCAAAGGTTGTAGTCTCACTCGTCGCTTTCTCGCCTCCTGCGATTTGGAGTTCTCCTTCCGTGATCTTTGCGATGGTTCCGCCGGCAAAGCAGAGGAGGATGGCAGAGGCTTCTCAGTCCGACCCTGCTGAAGGAGCCAGGAGCTACGGCGGGGGCGGGAGCGGGGGTGGGGGCGTGAGCGGGGGCGGAGGCGGGGACGGCGGCGATGGTGACAGCAGCGTAAGGGAGCAAGATCGTTTCCTCCCCATCGCCAACATCACTCGAATCTTGAAGAAGGCCCTGCCCAACCACGCAAAGGTCGCCAAGGAGACCAAGGAGACGATGCAAGAATGCGTGTCTGAGTTCATCAGTTTTATCACCAGCGAGTGAGATCGGTTGCCTCTTCTCCTCTTTGTGTCTTCGTTTATTGATCCAAATGTATGATGTGATGTGTTATGGGGATAACAGAGCTTGTGAGCGGTGCATGACGCTAAAGAAGAAGACGATCAACGGGGACGATGTGCTGTGGTCAATGGCGACGCTTGGGTTTGAAGATTACGTTCCGCCGCTGAAGCTGTATCTCGGCAAATATCGCCAAGTACGTGTAGGCTATATCTGTTGATTTTCTAATCATCTAATCTGATTCTTGATGATACTTGTGTTTTTGTTTTCCCCCCTCTCCCAATCGGATGGATTTTATTGCTGCAAATGGGTGTTATAGTCAGAGGTAATTGTGTCCGTTGGACTTTCCTATCTTTGGTTGTTAATACTTTTAACAAGAATATGCAAGTTTCTTTCCTCCACAGGGTATTGAAGATTCTCCAATGAGAGAAATGTGGGGGTCTTACCCTAACACATACACAACAGGAGAAAACCAGGTACCATGTCTTGTGATGCTTTTATTCTTCTTATATAAAGGTTCAGTTGTTTTAGTTTTGATCAAACTTATGCGATAATTGGTATGACTAGGTTCTTCAACAAAATTTTCTTGCACAAAACATGAACTATGGGAATCATCAGGTACTTATCCTTTCAAAGTTCGTGAAGATAGCAATGGGGGTATCACTTTCCTATCTTTAGCTAGTTGTTCATACTGTTAACAAGAGTATGTAAGTTTCTTTCCTCCACAGGATGGTGAAGGTTCTGCAAGCAGAGAAATGGGGGTATCTCACCCTATCACAAACACAACCGGAGAATACCAAGTACCATGTCTTTTGATgcttttatccttcttatataaAGGTTCAGTTGTTTTAGTTTTGATCAAACTTATGAGATAATTGGTATGACTAGGTTCTTCAACAAAATTTTCTTGCACAAAACATGAACTATGCGAATCGTCAGGTACTTATCCTTTCAAAGTTCGTGAAGCTAGCAATGGGGGTATCACTTTCCTATCTTTAGCTAGTTGTTAATATTGTTAACAAGAATATGTAAGTTTCTTTCCTCCACAGGATGGTGAAGGTTCTGCAAACAGAGAAATGGAGGTATCTCACCCTATCACAAACACAACCGGAGAATACCAAGTACCATGTCTTTTGATGCTTTTATTCTTCTTATATAAAGGTTCAGTTGTTTTAGTTTTGATCAAACTTATGAGATAATTGGTATGACTAGGTTCTTCAACAAAATTTTCTTGCACGAAACATGAACTATGCGAATCATCAGGTACTTATCCTTTCAAAGTTCGTGAAGCTAGCGATGGGGGTATCACTTTCCTATCTTTAGCTAGTTGTTAATACTGTTAACAAGAATATGTAAGTTTCTTTCCTCCACAGGATGGTGAAGGTTCTGCAAGCAGAGAAATGGAGGTATCTCACCCTATCACAAACACAACCGGAGAATACCAAGTACCATGTCTTTTGATGCTTTTATTCTTCTTATATAAAGGTTCAGTTGTTTAAGTTTTGATCAAACTTATGAGATAATTGGTATGACTAGGTTCTTCAACAAAATTTTCTTGCACAAAACATGAACAGTGTGAACCATCAGGTACTTATCCTTTCAAAGTTCGTGAAGCTGTAAGCTTTATCAATGCGTGAAACTTAAACTGGAACGAGATATATGTATTCTTTTAGTGTTGTTTGTTTATCATTGTTGTGGACTTTATCATTTTTAGTTCAATTAACTGCCATTTCATACAAATTCAATTTTAATCTATGTACACaagtttaaataatttgtttTGAGAGTATTTCTCTTTTCAATAGCTTACTTGGTTAATAGATGATAATCGTGACCGTATATGGATCTGTAATCATTTTCTTGGAGGAAATCCTTTTTACTATGTTTCTACAATTCCACCTTTTTTCTAGCCTAATTCCTCTCCTTTCCATACATCTTTTTCTCCTACCAAGTTCTTCATTAATATTGTATTTAAAAGTTATTCATGTTAGCAAGATAAATCATTCAATGGAGTTGTTGATGCTAGTTAGTATCTGGTTAAGAATATAGCACACATGTTGCAGCAAATTTAAAGTTCCTTTGAGGTAGTAATAGTgacgtttcttttctttttgttatGTAGTTCCAAAGTGGTGATCTATGAACTTGGTGTTTATCTGTTTACATTTCCCAGTTGCTACAATTCATCCACGTAAGGTTTCTGATTATTTTGTACATGATATTCATTTAATGTTGATGCTGTTATTCATCCTGCAAACAATGTCAAATGGAGCATTTAAGCGTCACTTTTTTTGTTCAGAAatctaaacaaaaagaaaagCTCAATCTCATTGCTTGAATTAAAGTTTTGCAGGTAGTACATTCATTACTGTGGAATGCAGCAGTTTCATTCATGGCGTGTATGATTTCCTCAAAGCTGGACGCATTTAGTGAGTCTTCTTCATGGTGACATTATTCTCAGTCTTTTTCCCTCAATATTGACCAGAATTTCGTGTATGGATTCACTTGATCACGACGGCCCTTTATTTTTGGGTAGATTGCTTGTGTTCATAAAATTTAGCAACTAGATATCAGGTGAATTTTCATTTTTCAAGTCCATTTGGTCCGATCCAGATCTATCCTCTATTgtattctttttcaattttaggtAGACAGCAGTCTTTTGGTGAGAAAGATGAAGTGCTTAAACTCTCATTTGCAAGAGCGTTTTGTTGTGCTTTTAATTAAGATGGCGTTCCAAGTCCTTGTTCGTTTGATTCTATGAAATTGGAtcgattatttttaaaattaatcgggATGGGTTGGATATACTTAATATCAAATGagcattaattcaaatttaaaaaattgatttgCGTCTTGCTATCGTAGAATTTGCATGTAGTTGCGTTAGAAGGATAATGGATGTGCTCGGCGATTGGTCGGATGGCGGGCGGATGGACACGAAAGATGGCTGTGGGATTGGGACTGGAGGAGGGTCCACCATGTGGCTGTCGACTCGACGCATGACGCTAGCTGTTACATTTGATCTGGATCGGATCGGATCGGTTCGGTGTGAGGACGGCGGCCGGACGGTGAGATGTCCAAATTGAAAGCGAGTGCAGTGTCGCTCGTTTTGTTTAGTTACGGTTAATTTGCATGGTGGAGAGTTGGTACATATTGTAcgatatcaaaaaataaaattaattgatatCGCACGATGCAAAGGAAATAAAAAATGcggatattttaaaaaaaaatactattaatgacaattttttttaaaaaaatatctctttttattttcattttatcaTTAAAGGAATATATCCTCTTAAACTCATTTGcgttattatttaaataaaactcAAACGACACTTTACTGTTACTGTACCTTTTTAATCCAACCGCATAGGCAAATGTCGCTTTATATCTTTATCGTCTTCCACTTATAAAAAAAAGACATATGATGAATATCAAAATCACTTAGAAATGCATGTTTGTATTTGGATCTAAAGTTTGAGTCCATATAAAAACTTTGAATAAAATTGTCACATGTCCTTAACTAATTTAGATCTCCTTTGTATGTAAAGTTACAATAATTTAGATTCATGTAGTAATTTTGGACAAAATTATTAT includes these proteins:
- the LOC121996955 gene encoding nuclear transcription factor Y subunit B-3-like codes for the protein MVPPAKQRRMAEASQSDPAEGARSYGGGGSGGGGVSGGGGGDGGDGDSSVREQDRFLPIANITRILKKALPNHAKVAKETKETMQECVSEFISFITSEACERCMTLKKKTINGDDVLWSMATLGFEDYVPPLKLYLGKYRQSEGIEDSPMREMWGSYPNTYTTGENQVLQQNFLAQNMNYGNHQDGEGSASREMGVSHPITNTTGEYQVLQQNFLAQNMNYANRQDGEGSANREMEVSHPITNTTGEYQVLQQNFLARNMNYANHQDGEGSASREMEVSHPITNTTGEYQVLQQNFLAQNMNSVNHQFQSGDL